A DNA window from Microcystis aeruginosa NIES-843 contains the following coding sequences:
- a CDS encoding ABC transporter ATP-binding protein/permease, protein MPQYTTKQATENPVVSDQSAKNPFSLFGQFWESLKIVAQPYWYPTELNGRAFGDVIISWGMSALILLSILATVGVEAFSSYWNRYVLDIIIEDRDLSKYLNTLWLSSLLIILTTGLFAFSQFIRRKVALDWYKWLTKQTVKKYLNYRAYYNIDFTSALKNPDQRLSQEIEPITTMTLRLLITFVEKGLQMITFAIILWTISRQIAVYLIIYTIAGNFIAIYLTQELNKINQSELNNKADYNYALTHVRNHAESIAFFQGEEQEEKIIEGRFERVIQSSEKLINWERFNNLFNRGYQSAISVFSMFILTPMFIKNEIDYGEISQASLCCFLFSNALGQLITEWGTSGKVSSYIERLATLTDALKVASEEPKNLSRIITLEDNRLAFENFTLQTPDYEKVIVENLSVSVPLGESLLIIGPSGRGKSSLLRAIAGLWKAGSGRLVRPPLAKMLFLPQRPYIILGSLRQQLLYPHTNDQVSDEELENILKKVNLQHLLTDKNSLDKEVNWEQILSLGEQQRLAFARLLITKPTFTILDEATSALDLANEASLYQQLQESETTFISVGHRESLFNYHRWVLELTENSHWQLSTVEDYQRKKVNNLVMMSKKSENFSAVKIETLSEVKTEHDAEIAGVSEIAEGLSHQQMQSLTDYSLSSVRNRASLGKIITAKDGFNYRYDKDPKTLKWVRI, encoded by the coding sequence ATGCCTCAATATACTACTAAACAAGCAACGGAAAACCCTGTTGTGTCCGACCAGTCCGCCAAGAATCCCTTTTCACTATTTGGTCAATTTTGGGAAAGCCTAAAAATTGTCGCTCAACCCTATTGGTATCCAACGGAGTTAAATGGACGTGCCTTTGGAGATGTGATCATTTCTTGGGGGATGTCAGCTTTGATTCTTTTAAGTATCTTGGCAACGGTGGGGGTAGAAGCTTTTAGTAGCTACTGGAATCGTTATGTACTCGACATTATTATTGAAGATAGAGATCTTTCTAAATATCTAAATACGCTGTGGTTATCCAGTTTGTTGATTATATTAACAACGGGGTTATTTGCTTTTTCTCAATTTATTCGTCGCAAAGTAGCCTTAGATTGGTATAAGTGGTTAACGAAACAAACCGTCAAAAAATATCTCAATTATCGCGCTTATTATAACATTGATTTTACCTCAGCTTTAAAAAATCCCGATCAAAGATTATCTCAAGAAATTGAACCAATTACGACCATGACCCTAAGGTTGTTAATTACCTTCGTGGAAAAAGGGTTACAAATGATTACTTTTGCGATTATTCTTTGGACAATTTCTCGGCAAATTGCGGTTTATCTAATAATTTATACGATCGCAGGAAATTTCATAGCAATTTATCTAACTCAAGAATTAAACAAGATTAATCAATCTGAGCTTAATAATAAAGCTGATTATAATTATGCTTTAACCCATGTGCGTAACCACGCCGAATCCATTGCTTTTTTTCAGGGAGAAGAGCAGGAAGAAAAAATCATTGAAGGCCGTTTTGAACGGGTTATTCAAAGCTCGGAAAAACTGATAAATTGGGAACGGTTTAATAATCTTTTTAATCGAGGTTATCAGTCAGCGATTAGTGTATTTTCAATGTTTATTTTGACCCCGATGTTTATTAAAAATGAAATCGATTATGGGGAAATAAGTCAAGCGAGTTTATGCTGTTTCCTTTTTTCTAATGCCTTGGGACAATTAATTACTGAATGGGGAACATCGGGTAAAGTTTCAAGTTATATTGAACGGTTAGCTACCTTGACAGATGCCTTAAAAGTTGCCAGTGAAGAGCCGAAAAACTTAAGTCGTATTATCACCCTGGAAGATAATCGTCTAGCTTTTGAAAATTTTACCCTACAAACTCCCGATTATGAAAAGGTAATTGTGGAGAATTTATCGGTTTCTGTCCCTTTGGGAGAAAGCCTACTGATTATTGGCCCCAGTGGTCGAGGAAAAAGTTCCTTGTTACGAGCAATCGCCGGTTTATGGAAAGCAGGTAGCGGCCGTTTAGTGCGTCCTCCTTTAGCTAAAATGTTATTTTTGCCCCAACGTCCTTATATTATCCTTGGCAGTTTACGCCAGCAATTACTTTATCCCCATACCAATGATCAGGTGAGCGATGAAGAATTAGAAAATATCTTAAAAAAAGTCAACCTGCAACATTTATTAACTGACAAAAATAGCTTAGATAAAGAAGTCAACTGGGAACAAATTTTATCTCTGGGAGAACAACAAAGATTAGCTTTTGCTCGACTATTAATCACTAAACCTACCTTTACTATCTTAGATGAAGCAACTAGCGCTTTAGATTTGGCCAATGAAGCCAGCTTATATCAGCAATTACAGGAAAGTGAAACCACTTTTATTAGTGTTGGTCATCGGGAAAGTTTATTTAATTATCATCGATGGGTCTTAGAGTTAACAGAAAATTCCCATTGGCAGCTGTCAACTGTAGAAGATTATCAGCGCAAAAAAGTGAATAACCTAGTGATGATGTCAAAAAAATCAGAAAATTTTTCGGCGGTAAAAATAGAGACTTTGTCTGAGGTTAAAACTGAGCATGATGCGGAAATTGCAGGAGTTTCTGAAATAGCCGAAGGTTTGTCCCATCAACAAATGCAGTCCCTAACTGATTATTCTTTAAGTAGCGTTCGTAATCGAGCCAGTTTAGGTAAAATCATTACTGCCAAAGATGGTTTTAATTATCGTTACGATAAAGACCCAAAAACCTTAAAATGGGTGAGAATATAG
- a CDS encoding GNAT family N-acetyltransferase: protein MKALEKLVTERLYLVPFKLELLKAAIIGIDELATILGVKVAADWAEQELIQAFPDIANILLQFPLQNEWGWGSLIIHQTENTLIGHVMIKIIPDVTGLPTDAVEIGYQVAPLYRRQGYASEATKAMMDWTLSQPGMQTVTAGCAPDNIASKRVLEKIGMDLIEAREKVLVWKLSRVC from the coding sequence ATGAAAGCACTGGAAAAACTGGTGACGGAACGATTATATTTAGTCCCCTTCAAGCTTGAACTTCTCAAGGCCGCAATTATAGGTATCGATGAATTAGCAACAATTTTGGGGGTAAAAGTTGCAGCTGACTGGGCCGAACAAGAGTTGATTCAAGCTTTCCCTGATATTGCGAATATTTTGCTGCAATTCCCCTTACAAAATGAGTGGGGGTGGGGGAGTTTAATTATTCATCAAACAGAAAATACCCTTATTGGTCATGTGATGATCAAAATTATTCCTGATGTCACAGGTTTACCCACAGATGCTGTAGAAATTGGCTATCAAGTAGCGCCGTTATATCGACGACAAGGCTACGCATCTGAGGCGACAAAAGCAATGATGGACTGGACACTTTCTCAACCTGGTATGCAAACAGTGACCGCTGGCTGCGCTCCCGATAATATAGCTTCAAAGCGAGTTTTAGAAAAAATAGGCATGGATCTGATAGAAGCACGAGAGAAAGTCTTGGTCTGGAAATTAAGTAGGGTTTGCTGA
- a CDS encoding MvdD family ATP-grasp ribosomal peptide maturase has protein sequence MTVLIVTFSHDNESIPLVIKAIEAMGKKAFRFDTDRFPTEVKVDLYSGGQKGGIITDGEQKLELKEVSSVWYRRMRYGLKLPDGMDSQFREASLKECRLSIRGMIASLSGFHLDPIAKVDHANHKQLQLQVAQQLGLLIPGTLTSNNPEAVKQFAQEFEATGIVTKMLSQFAIYGDKQEEMVVFTSPVTKEDLDNLEGLQFCPMTFQENIPKALELRITIVGEQIFTAAINSQQLDGAIYDWRKEGRALHQQWQPYDLPKTIEKQLLELVKYFGLNYGAIDMIVTPDERYIFLEINPVGEFFWLELYPPYFPISQAIAEILVNS, from the coding sequence ATGACCGTTTTAATTGTTACTTTTAGCCACGATAATGAAAGTATTCCTCTGGTAATCAAAGCCATAGAAGCCATGGGTAAAAAAGCCTTCCGTTTTGATACTGATCGCTTCCCTACAGAGGTGAAAGTTGATCTTTACTCAGGCGGTCAAAAAGGCGGAATTATTACCGATGGAGAACAAAAATTAGAGCTAAAAGAAGTTTCTTCTGTCTGGTATCGACGCATGAGATACGGACTAAAATTACCCGATGGGATGGATAGTCAATTTCGCGAAGCTTCTCTTAAGGAATGTCGGTTAAGTATTCGAGGAATGATTGCTAGTTTATCTGGCTTTCATCTTGATCCAATTGCTAAGGTAGATCATGCCAATCATAAACAATTGCAGTTACAAGTGGCGCAACAATTAGGTTTATTAATTCCGGGGACTTTAACTTCTAATAATCCTGAAGCTGTCAAGCAATTTGCTCAGGAGTTTGAAGCGACGGGAATTGTGACTAAAATGCTTTCTCAATTTGCTATTTATGGAGACAAGCAAGAGGAAATGGTTGTTTTTACCAGTCCTGTTACAAAGGAAGACCTAGATAATTTGGAAGGTTTGCAATTTTGTCCAATGACTTTTCAGGAAAACATTCCTAAAGCTTTGGAATTACGCATCACTATCGTCGGTGAACAAATATTTACGGCGGCGATTAATTCCCAACAATTAGACGGTGCTATCTACGATTGGCGAAAAGAGGGAAGAGCGCTCCATCAACAATGGCAACCCTACGATTTACCGAAAACTATTGAAAAACAACTACTAGAATTAGTGAAATATTTCGGTCTTAATTATGGTGCAATTGATATGATTGTCACACCAGATGAACGTTATATCTTTTTAGAAATTAATCCCGTTGGCGAGTTTTTCTGGCTAGAACTTTATCCTCCTTATTTTCCTATCTCCCAGGCGATCGCTGAAATCCTAGTTAACTCATAA
- a CDS encoding MvdC family ATP-grasp ribosomal peptide maturase — MKESPKVVLLLTHSGDFFTIDRVAEAIEKKGATPFRLDTDKFPLEVQLAAQFNGKKSFYQLTYNHQSIDSEQVQSVWTRRIWQPEITADLDPQFREACVRESQTTLASFWDSLRSARWLDNLAQIERAKNKLLQLRLASEVGLIIPPTLVTNNPDAAREFFSQVQGRMVSKLLTAIARSMESPEFFLYTSRVKAEDLEEAESLRYCPMVFQAEIPKQLELRVVVVNGQTFVGALESSQYNNSAVDWRRPGIDPGAWQHHTLPDSLLQQLQIFMANLGLNFGAFDFILTPGGEYVFLEVNPGGEWGMLERDLDLPISNAIADFLVFG; from the coding sequence ATGAAAGAATCGCCTAAAGTTGTTTTATTGTTGACCCATAGCGGCGATTTTTTCACGATTGACCGCGTGGCTGAGGCGATAGAAAAAAAAGGAGCCACACCTTTTCGCTTAGATACCGATAAATTTCCCTTAGAGGTTCAATTAGCAGCCCAATTTAATGGGAAAAAAAGTTTTTATCAATTAACCTATAACCATCAATCTATTGATAGTGAACAGGTGCAATCTGTTTGGACAAGACGTATTTGGCAACCTGAAATAACAGCGGATTTAGATCCTCAGTTTCGGGAGGCTTGTGTGCGAGAATCCCAGACGACTTTGGCTAGTTTTTGGGATAGTTTAAGGTCAGCGCGTTGGTTAGATAATTTAGCGCAAATTGAGAGGGCTAAAAATAAGTTATTACAACTTCGTTTGGCCTCAGAAGTTGGCTTGATTATCCCCCCCACTTTAGTTACCAATAATCCTGATGCTGCCCGGGAGTTTTTTTCCCAGGTTCAGGGAAGAATGGTGAGTAAATTGTTAACTGCGATCGCCAGAAGTATGGAGTCGCCGGAATTTTTTCTTTATACCAGTAGGGTGAAAGCAGAAGACCTTGAGGAAGCGGAATCTTTACGCTATTGTCCTATGGTTTTTCAAGCGGAAATTCCCAAACAATTAGAATTGAGAGTTGTCGTGGTTAATGGACAGACATTTGTGGGAGCTTTAGAATCTTCTCAGTATAATAATTCTGCCGTAGATTGGCGAAGACCGGGTATTGATCCGGGTGCTTGGCAACATCATACTTTACCTGATTCACTATTGCAGCAACTTCAGATTTTTATGGCTAATTTAGGGTTGAATTTTGGGGCGTTTGATTTTATCTTAACTCCTGGGGGAGAATACGTTTTTTTAGAAGTTAATCCGGGTGGTGAGTGGGGAATGTTAGAACGGGATTTAGATTTACCTATTTCTAATGCGATCGCTGATTTTTTAGTCTTCGGTTGA
- a CDS encoding microviridin/marinostatin family tricyclic proteinase inhibitor has product MAYPNDQQGKALPFFARFLSVSKEESSIKSPSPEPTYGGTFKYPSDWEDY; this is encoded by the coding sequence ATGGCATATCCCAACGATCAACAAGGTAAAGCACTTCCTTTCTTTGCTCGTTTCTTGTCCGTAAGCAAAGAGGAATCTTCCATCAAGTCTCCTTCCCCTGAGCCTACCTACGGGGGCACCTTTAAATACCCTTCTGACTGGGAAGATTATTAA